Proteins encoded together in one Prionailurus viverrinus isolate Anna chromosome B1, UM_Priviv_1.0, whole genome shotgun sequence window:
- the LOC125164186 gene encoding LOW QUALITY PROTEIN: 60S ribosomal protein L12-like (The sequence of the model RefSeq protein was modified relative to this genomic sequence to represent the inferred CDS: substituted 3 bases at 3 genomic stop codons) — MAPKFDPGEIKVAHLRCTGEEVGTTSVLAPKIGPLRLSTKKVGDNITKATGDWKSLRITAKRTIQNRQAQIEVVPSASTRITRVLKEPPTDRKKHKNTIRHPRNLTFDEIVNIAXXMWHGSLAXELSGTIKEILETSQSVGCNVDGHHPHDITDDINSGTMECPAS, encoded by the exons ATGGCGCCTAAATTTGACCCCGGCGAGATCAAAGTCGCACACCTGAGGTGCACTGGTGAGGAGGTTGGCACCACATCTGTCCTGGCCCCGAAGATTGGCCCCCTGCGTTTGTCTACAAAAAAAGTTGGTGATAACATCACCAAGGCAACTGGTGATTGGAAGAGTCTGAGGATTACAGCTAAGCGGACCATTCAGAACAGACAGGCCCAGATTGAAGTGGTACCTTCTGCCTCCACCCGGATTACCAGAGTCCTCAAGGAACCACCAACAGACAGAAAGAAGCACAAGAACA ccattcGGCACCCCAGAAATCTCACTTTTGATGAGATTGTCAATATTGCCTGATAAATGTGGCACGGATCTTTAGCCTGAGAACTCTCTGGAACCATTAAAGAGATCCTGGAGACTTCCCAGTCTGTGGGATGCAATGTTGATGGCCACCACCCTCATGACATCACAGATGACATCAATAGTGGTACAATGGAATGCCCAGCTAGTTAA